In Planctomycetia bacterium, one DNA window encodes the following:
- a CDS encoding polysaccharide biosynthesis protein, with protein MTNTVKPGQPFLRRLISRHRGLISAGLHGVLFAAALFCAFGLYFNFKNLYLWFSPFYLPLLPIVVIIKMAVFGWLKLFRGSWRYVGMRDMLAVVKATNISTFGFVVVFYLAENIHLQKFGSSMFLDQVISPDGKLVPTQFPPSMFILDWGTTIAAICGARLAVRLYHEEIRPVASAGFRRCLIVGAGDTGEALLREMLRMPVERYRVVGFLDDDPSKHGTQIHGVPVLGSIERVRDVCKQEQIEEILLAIPGAPQKRLRQIVEALQGLNVRFRTIPGMEQVIEGRVTFSQIRDVDIKDLLGREQVELDEAQIRESLRGQRVLVTGAGGSIGSEVCRQLLRFGPARLILVEQAENNLFEIDRELQALAPGVPRVCYVADICDARRVETVFATERPAVVFHAAAHKHVPLMELNVGEAIKNNVLGTRTVADAALRHKVQRFVMISTDKAVNPTSVMGCTKRVAEMYIQQLATAGGTRPASAAGTQFITVRFGNVLGSSGSVVPIFQRQIAAGGPVTVTDPAMTRYFMTIPEATQLVLQAGVMGNDGDIFVLDMGEPVKIVDLAREMITLSGLRPGEDIEIVFTGVRPGEKLYEELSVQGEDMVKTRHEKIYVWRNRREDWPRVCRLMEDLIRTADDLTHEQLRRQLAEIVVEYQPGPGVEMSGGASVRPAPADLLPAGENRLPRTAGS; from the coding sequence ATGACAAATACTGTGAAGCCTGGCCAGCCGTTCCTTCGGCGTCTGATTTCGCGTCATCGCGGGTTGATTTCCGCCGGGCTGCATGGCGTGTTGTTCGCGGCGGCGCTGTTCTGCGCCTTTGGGCTGTACTTCAATTTCAAGAATCTGTACTTGTGGTTCAGCCCGTTTTATCTCCCCCTGTTGCCGATCGTCGTGATCATCAAGATGGCGGTGTTCGGCTGGCTCAAGCTTTTTCGCGGCTCCTGGCGGTACGTGGGAATGCGTGACATGCTGGCCGTCGTGAAGGCGACGAATATCAGTACCTTCGGATTCGTGGTGGTTTTTTATCTGGCGGAGAACATCCACTTGCAGAAGTTCGGGAGCAGCATGTTCCTGGATCAGGTCATCAGTCCCGATGGCAAGCTCGTACCAACGCAGTTTCCGCCGTCGATGTTCATTCTGGACTGGGGCACGACAATCGCGGCGATCTGCGGGGCGCGGCTGGCAGTGCGGTTGTATCACGAAGAGATTCGCCCGGTGGCCAGCGCCGGGTTTCGGCGGTGTTTGATCGTCGGTGCGGGGGATACCGGCGAGGCGTTGCTGCGCGAGATGCTTCGAATGCCGGTGGAGCGGTATCGCGTGGTGGGGTTCCTGGATGACGATCCTTCCAAGCACGGGACGCAGATTCACGGCGTGCCGGTGCTGGGATCGATCGAGCGGGTGCGCGATGTCTGCAAGCAGGAGCAGATCGAGGAAATCCTGCTGGCGATCCCCGGTGCACCGCAGAAACGGCTCCGCCAGATCGTGGAGGCGTTGCAGGGTCTGAACGTTCGATTTCGCACGATTCCCGGCATGGAGCAGGTCATCGAGGGGCGGGTCACGTTTTCGCAGATTCGCGACGTGGACATCAAGGACCTGCTCGGGCGCGAGCAGGTCGAGCTGGACGAGGCGCAGATTCGCGAATCGCTGCGTGGGCAGCGTGTGCTGGTGACGGGGGCCGGGGGCTCGATCGGCTCGGAAGTCTGCCGGCAGTTGCTTCGATTCGGACCAGCGCGGCTGATCCTGGTGGAGCAGGCGGAGAACAATCTGTTTGAGATCGACCGGGAGTTGCAGGCGTTGGCCCCCGGCGTGCCGCGTGTGTGCTACGTGGCGGACATTTGCGACGCACGGCGGGTGGAAACGGTGTTCGCGACGGAGCGACCGGCGGTGGTGTTCCATGCCGCGGCGCACAAGCACGTGCCGCTGATGGAGCTCAACGTCGGCGAGGCGATCAAGAACAACGTGCTGGGCACGCGCACGGTGGCGGATGCGGCATTGCGTCACAAGGTGCAGCGGTTCGTGATGATCTCGACGGACAAGGCGGTGAATCCGACGAGCGTGATGGGTTGCACGAAGCGCGTGGCGGAGATGTACATCCAGCAACTTGCGACGGCGGGGGGAACGCGTCCGGCCTCGGCGGCGGGCACGCAATTCATCACGGTGCGGTTCGGCAACGTGCTCGGTTCAAGCGGGAGCGTGGTGCCGATTTTCCAGCGCCAGATCGCGGCGGGCGGGCCGGTGACGGTGACGGATCCGGCGATGACGCGTTACTTCATGACCATCCCCGAGGCGACGCAGTTGGTGTTGCAGGCCGGCGTGATGGGCAACGATGGCGACATTTTCGTGCTGGACATGGGCGAGCCGGTGAAGATTGTGGACCTGGCGCGCGAGATGATCACGTTGAGCGGTCTGCGTCCCGGTGAGGACATCGAGATAGTTTTCACGGGCGTGCGTCCCGGCGAGAAACTCTACGAGGAGTTGAGCGTTCAGGGCGAGGACATGGTCAAAACGCGGCACGAGAAGATCTACGTCTGGCGCAACCGCCGCGAGGACTGGCCGCGCGTCTGCCGGCTGATGGAAGACCTCATCCGAACAGCCGATGATCTGACGCACGAGCAACTGCGACGTCAGCTCGCGGAGATCGTCGTTGAGTACCAGCCCGGCCCCGGCGTCGAGATGTCGGGCGGCGCCTCGGTGAGACCGGCTCCCGCCGACCTGTTGCCGGCCGGTGAGAATCGGTTGCCGCGCACCGCGGGTTCTTAG